A genomic region of Runella rosea contains the following coding sequences:
- a CDS encoding ATP-dependent DNA helicase, with protein MKETPPPTVSDLLLKSFPHEPTAGQQHFFIKIAEFLEDDNLRDCFLLKGYAGTGKTTLISTVIKVVSKFGFKTVLLAPTGRAAKVMSNYSKKKSFTIHKKIYRQVADAYTGSLHFERQANKHRDTLFIVDEASMISDEAEFGSRGLLYDLIEYVFEGIGNKLLIVGDVAQLPPINKDLSPALDKALLESTYYMSVYEQELTEVTRQGQNSGILQNATRLRDALPLEKLSIQLRTRGLRDFYKMPGDRLEDGLRYAYDKHGRENVTIITRSNREAVQLNEFVRRQINGSEEEIEAGDLLMIVRNNYTVLDEESPAGFLANGDFVEVKRIRKEEEMHGFRFATVELQLLDYEEQPPFEAKIFLDTLHSPAPSLSQDENKRLYEAVLQDYIYLKSKKARTEAIRQDVYLNALQVKFAYALTCHKSQGGQWKSVFVNQGYLPEEQVNREFVRWLYTAMTRATDEVFMMNFHAQFFE; from the coding sequence ATGAAAGAAACACCACCTCCAACCGTCTCGGATTTACTACTGAAGAGCTTTCCGCATGAGCCTACCGCAGGTCAACAGCATTTTTTTATAAAAATAGCCGAATTTCTGGAAGATGATAACCTGCGCGACTGTTTTTTGTTGAAAGGCTATGCCGGAACGGGAAAAACTACCCTCATCAGCACCGTCATCAAAGTGGTCAGTAAGTTTGGCTTCAAAACCGTGCTTTTGGCCCCCACGGGTCGCGCCGCCAAGGTGATGAGCAACTATTCCAAGAAAAAATCATTTACGATTCACAAAAAAATATACCGTCAGGTGGCCGATGCCTACACGGGCTCGCTGCATTTTGAGCGTCAGGCCAACAAACATCGCGACACGCTTTTTATCGTGGACGAAGCCTCGATGATTTCGGACGAGGCCGAGTTTGGCTCGCGCGGGTTGCTGTACGACTTGATTGAGTACGTTTTTGAGGGCATCGGCAACAAGCTGCTCATCGTGGGCGACGTGGCCCAGCTGCCGCCCATCAACAAAGACCTCAGTCCCGCGCTCGACAAGGCGCTCCTCGAAAGCACCTACTACATGAGCGTGTACGAGCAAGAACTGACAGAAGTGACGCGCCAAGGACAAAACTCGGGGATTTTGCAAAACGCCACCCGCCTCCGCGACGCCCTGCCGCTCGAAAAACTTTCTATCCAACTCCGCACGCGCGGCCTGCGCGATTTTTATAAGATGCCAGGCGACCGCCTCGAAGACGGCCTCCGCTACGCCTACGACAAACACGGCCGCGAAAACGTGACCATCATCACGCGTTCCAATCGCGAGGCCGTTCAGCTCAATGAGTTTGTGCGCCGCCAAATCAACGGCTCCGAGGAAGAAATTGAAGCGGGCGATTTGCTGATGATTGTCCGGAACAATTATACCGTGCTCGACGAAGAGTCGCCAGCGGGCTTTTTGGCCAACGGCGATTTTGTGGAAGTAAAGCGCATCCGTAAAGAGGAAGAAATGCACGGCTTTCGGTTTGCCACCGTTGAGCTTCAATTGTTGGATTATGAAGAGCAACCGCCGTTTGAAGCCAAGATTTTTCTGGACACGCTCCACTCCCCCGCCCCGTCGCTGAGTCAGGATGAAAACAAGCGTTTATATGAGGCCGTTTTGCAGGATTATATCTACCTAAAATCCAAAAAAGCCCGCACCGAAGCCATCCGGCAAGATGTGTACTTGAACGCATTGCAGGTCAAATTTGCCTACGCCCTCACCTGCCACAAATCGCAGGGTGGGCAGTGGAAATCGGTGTTTGTGAACCAAGGGTATCTGCCCGAAGAGCAGGTAAATCGGGAGTTTGTACGGTGGCTCTACACCGCCATGACCCGCGCTACCGACGAGGTATTTATGATGAATTTTCACGCGCAGTTTTTTGAGTGA
- the coaD gene encoding pantetheine-phosphate adenylyltransferase, whose translation MKRIALFPGSFDPFTKGHEDIVLRGLHLFDEIIVGIGHNTAKKRYFPVEVMQRMIEETFEKYPQIQTVTYDDLTANMARQLGARFLLRGLRNTTDFEYENSISQVNRHVYSDVETVFLITSPHLAPISSTIIRELHKYGHNVDEFLPYKLSELTISA comes from the coding sequence ATGAAACGCATCGCTCTTTTTCCCGGCTCGTTTGACCCCTTTACCAAAGGCCACGAAGACATCGTCCTGAGAGGTTTGCACCTTTTTGACGAAATCATCGTCGGCATTGGGCACAACACCGCCAAAAAGCGTTATTTTCCAGTGGAAGTAATGCAACGAATGATTGAGGAGACCTTTGAGAAATACCCGCAAATCCAGACCGTCACTTACGACGACCTCACGGCCAACATGGCGCGTCAGTTGGGCGCGCGGTTTTTGTTGAGAGGATTACGAAATACGACCGATTTTGAGTACGAAAACAGTATCTCGCAGGTAAACCGCCACGTGTACAGCGACGTAGAAACGGTGTTTTTGATTACTTCGCCGCATTTGGCTCCCATCAGTTCAACGATTATTCGCGAACTCCACAAGTATGGCCACAATGTGGATGAGTTTCTGCCTTATAAACTCTCAGAACTTACCATTTCGGCGTAA
- a CDS encoding NUDIX domain-containing protein: protein MEKARQEVARLYGNRLRIRVCGICIENNKILMLSHRGIGDTDIFWCPPGGGIQFGESTHEALKREFDEETGLFIEIGNLLFVNEFMQPPLHALELFFEVKQKGGNLHLGMDPEMATDNQIIQEMRWMSIEEIKAYPAHEVHTLFRHCESLSDIYQLRGYLNDESAQLADVENN, encoded by the coding sequence TTGGAAAAGGCAAGACAAGAAGTAGCCCGGTTGTATGGCAATCGACTGCGGATTAGAGTATGTGGGATTTGCATTGAAAACAATAAAATTTTGATGCTTAGCCATCGCGGCATCGGCGATACCGACATTTTTTGGTGTCCTCCCGGCGGGGGAATTCAGTTTGGAGAATCAACGCATGAGGCCCTCAAACGGGAGTTTGACGAAGAGACGGGTCTCTTTATTGAGATCGGAAATCTGCTGTTTGTCAATGAATTTATGCAGCCACCCCTCCACGCCCTAGAATTATTTTTTGAGGTCAAACAAAAAGGTGGAAACCTGCACTTGGGCATGGACCCCGAAATGGCCACCGACAATCAGATTATTCAGGAGATGCGCTGGATGAGTATTGAAGAAATCAAAGCTTATCCAGCCCACGAAGTCCATACGTTGTTTAGGCACTGCGAAAGCTTGTCGGATATTTACCAATTGCGGGGGTATTTGAACGATGAATCCGCGCAATTGGCCGATGTCGAAAACAATTGA
- a CDS encoding LytR/AlgR family response regulator transcription factor produces the protein MKALIIDDERLARNELRRLLENFPKIEVVGEAANADEAIKMVNELRPDLLFLDIQMPGKNGFELLEALEDDTIPEVIFTTAYDEYALKAFEYNALDYILKPIDLPRLSEAVHRVFEELDRKHDHDSISERKMLGENDQVFIKDGEKCWFVKLGKVRLFESMGNYVRLHFDDQKPLVLKSLNALEERLDPISFFRANRKHIINLQWIEKIEPWFSGGLLVTLRGSGEKIEISRRQAIRFKDMLSL, from the coding sequence ATGAAAGCCCTTATTATTGACGATGAAAGGCTCGCTCGCAATGAGCTACGCCGTTTGCTCGAAAATTTCCCCAAAATTGAAGTTGTTGGTGAAGCAGCCAATGCCGATGAGGCCATCAAAATGGTGAATGAACTCCGTCCAGACCTATTATTTTTAGATATTCAAATGCCGGGCAAAAACGGTTTTGAGCTCTTGGAAGCGCTGGAAGATGATACCATCCCAGAGGTTATTTTTACCACTGCTTACGACGAATACGCCCTCAAAGCCTTCGAATACAATGCGCTAGATTATATACTCAAGCCCATCGACCTTCCCAGACTGAGCGAAGCCGTTCACCGGGTGTTTGAAGAATTGGATCGCAAACACGATCATGATTCGATTTCGGAGCGCAAAATGTTGGGTGAAAATGACCAAGTTTTCATCAAAGACGGTGAAAAATGCTGGTTTGTGAAGCTCGGAAAAGTTCGTCTTTTTGAATCCATGGGCAACTATGTTCGACTGCATTTTGACGATCAAAAGCCGCTCGTTCTCAAGTCATTAAACGCCCTTGAAGAACGTTTGGACCCGATTTCTTTTTTCAGGGCCAACCGCAAGCACATCATTAACTTGCAGTGGATTGAAAAAATCGAACCTTGGTTTTCGGGTGGATTATTGGTGACGTTGCGCGGAAGCGGCGAAAAAATAGAAATATCACGTCGTCAGGCCATTCGTTTTAAAGATATGCTGAGCCTGTAA
- the rfbC gene encoding dTDP-4-dehydrorhamnose 3,5-epimerase, which produces MQVIKKSIDGLLEIIPTVYKDERGSFFENYNRQLFEANGLPTHFVQDNQSFSKKGVVRGLHFQRAPHAQGKLVRVIVGRVLDIAVDIRPNSPTFGQYEAVELDGERNNMFYIPEGFAHGFAALEDSIFSYKCTNLYHKVSEGGILWNDAELNIDWQVSDPIVSEKDVLLPSFKALFEQIHP; this is translated from the coding sequence ATGCAAGTTATCAAAAAATCCATCGACGGACTGTTGGAAATTATACCAACGGTTTATAAAGATGAAAGAGGGTCTTTTTTCGAGAACTATAATCGTCAGCTCTTCGAAGCCAATGGCCTACCCACCCATTTTGTTCAAGACAATCAATCGTTTTCTAAAAAGGGAGTTGTTCGCGGTTTACATTTTCAACGTGCTCCTCACGCCCAGGGAAAATTAGTCCGCGTGATTGTAGGCCGGGTACTGGATATCGCCGTTGACATTCGCCCCAATTCTCCCACATTTGGGCAGTACGAAGCCGTCGAGCTGGATGGAGAACGAAATAATATGTTCTACATTCCCGAAGGTTTTGCCCACGGGTTTGCCGCGCTAGAAGATTCCATTTTTAGTTATAAATGCACCAATCTTTATCATAAAGTTTCGGAAGGAGGCATCCTCTGGAATGATGCAGAACTCAACATTGATTGGCAGGTTTCTGACCCGATTGTATCTGAAAAAGATGTGCTTTTACCTTCGTTTAAAGCCCTTTTTGAGCAGATTCATCCATAG
- a CDS encoding tyrosine-protein phosphatase — protein MPFSFLKRKRTVAGYAPSSPFTVDVHAHILPGLDNGPEIIEESILLLQEMAAAGVRKIIATPHIMGDYYRNTAATIESCLARIRSELQRKCISIELEAAAEYYLDISLISSLENNQPLLTIADTYLLLETNIVGMPSFLGEAIRLARQRNLVIVLAHPERYHYLQQNFNLVMDLHRQGVLFQVNLGSWASSHQGTRMLAERLVSEGLVSFVGSNVHNLRDWNQAHEALRSVTFAKLVEKGLLNQHLL, from the coding sequence ATGCCTTTTTCTTTCTTAAAACGAAAACGAACTGTCGCAGGATATGCACCATCATCTCCCTTTACGGTAGACGTTCACGCGCATATTTTACCCGGGTTAGACAACGGTCCAGAGATCATCGAAGAGAGCATTTTGCTTCTCCAAGAAATGGCGGCCGCTGGGGTTCGTAAAATAATTGCTACCCCCCATATCATGGGGGATTATTATCGCAATACCGCCGCAACAATCGAGTCTTGCCTTGCCCGAATTCGTTCGGAGCTTCAGCGTAAATGCATTTCCATTGAGCTGGAAGCCGCCGCCGAATACTACCTTGACATATCACTCATCTCATCCCTTGAAAACAATCAACCCTTACTCACTATCGCAGACACCTATCTACTTTTAGAAACGAATATTGTAGGAATGCCCTCATTTTTGGGGGAAGCCATCCGATTGGCCCGCCAACGAAACCTCGTCATTGTATTGGCGCATCCCGAACGGTATCATTATCTACAACAAAATTTCAATCTCGTGATGGATTTGCACCGACAAGGCGTTTTGTTTCAGGTAAATCTGGGCTCTTGGGCGAGCAGTCATCAAGGCACCCGTATGCTGGCCGAGCGTTTGGTTTCTGAAGGTTTGGTTTCTTTTGTGGGCAGTAATGTACATAATCTCCGCGATTGGAATCAGGCGCATGAAGCCCTACGCAGCGTTACCTTCGCCAAATTGGTGGAAAAAGGATTGCTTAATCAACATCTGCTTTAG
- a CDS encoding sensor histidine kinase, translating into MSKKRIYWACQVGSWTALMFYELWVFSLEDEFTWEFFYLAIANILVCILLTHFYRLVVRERNWVAQPLYKLVPRVIFSGLLLGLIMTLMNFPIDIHTLKEVVRSQPYIFFSLWLSWSKSMFMWVLSYTIYHYVESMRDTEIEKILLKTSVKETEAKILRSQLNPHFVFNALNSIRALVSEDPSKAQQSVTQLSNILRNSLLADRRKTVELREELKTVEDYLALEKVRYEDRLMADFHIDPKTLYLQVPPMMLQTLVENAIKHGVQKAVSGGFVQVTSFLDGNYVHIHIRNTGTLVKKDNDLEKHKEASGFGLANTERRLQLIYGDESARFRIFQESEDVVRAEVILPTQTEGVFRNTAAKPIVKSQS; encoded by the coding sequence ATGTCGAAAAAAAGAATCTATTGGGCTTGTCAAGTAGGTAGTTGGACAGCACTCATGTTTTATGAACTTTGGGTTTTTAGCCTCGAAGACGAATTTACGTGGGAGTTCTTCTACTTAGCGATTGCCAATATTTTGGTTTGTATTTTACTCACCCATTTTTATCGTTTGGTGGTTCGTGAACGTAATTGGGTTGCGCAACCCTTGTATAAATTGGTCCCGCGTGTGATATTTTCTGGGTTACTTTTGGGCCTCATAATGACGCTTATGAACTTCCCGATTGATATTCATACTTTAAAGGAAGTAGTTAGAAGTCAGCCTTATATATTTTTTTCGCTTTGGCTTTCGTGGAGCAAGAGCATGTTTATGTGGGTGTTGAGCTACACCATTTATCATTACGTAGAAAGCATGAGAGATACCGAGATTGAAAAAATTCTACTCAAAACCTCGGTAAAAGAAACAGAAGCGAAAATCCTGCGTTCGCAATTAAATCCCCATTTTGTGTTCAATGCGCTCAATTCTATTCGGGCGTTGGTGTCGGAAGACCCTTCAAAAGCGCAGCAAAGCGTTACTCAATTATCCAATATTTTACGTAATTCGCTACTGGCCGACCGCCGAAAAACGGTTGAATTGCGTGAAGAATTGAAGACTGTAGAAGATTATTTAGCTTTGGAGAAAGTTCGTTATGAAGACCGCCTGATGGCAGATTTTCATATTGATCCCAAAACGCTTTATTTACAGGTACCTCCCATGATGCTTCAAACGCTTGTCGAAAATGCGATCAAACACGGAGTTCAGAAAGCGGTCAGTGGCGGATTTGTGCAGGTGACCTCTTTTTTGGATGGCAATTATGTGCATATCCACATTCGCAATACGGGAACGTTGGTTAAAAAAGACAACGATTTGGAAAAACACAAAGAGGCCAGCGGGTTTGGTTTGGCCAATACCGAGCGTCGTCTGCAATTAATTTACGGGGACGAGTCAGCAAGGTTCAGAATATTTCAAGAGTCGGAAGATGTCGTCAGGGCGGAAGTTATTTTGCCCACTCAGACCGAGGGGGTCTTTCGAAATACCGCCGCCAAACCAATTGTAAAAAGCCAATCATAA
- a CDS encoding CBS domain-containing protein, producing the protein MKIKNVLRDKSRNAIYSVTPETTVLDALKQMAEKNIGAVLVLEEGRLAGIFSERDYARKGILQGRASSQTLIKEVMTSKLITVTSEQKLEEAMVIMSEKHIRHLPVVDEGELIGIISINDVVTSIIKDQKVRIESLESYISGNPYA; encoded by the coding sequence ATGAAAATTAAGAACGTATTACGCGATAAGTCCCGCAATGCTATCTATTCGGTTACGCCGGAAACTACCGTGCTGGATGCGCTGAAACAAATGGCCGAAAAAAACATTGGCGCGGTGTTGGTTTTGGAAGAGGGACGTTTGGCGGGGATTTTCTCGGAGCGCGACTATGCCCGCAAAGGGATTCTTCAAGGGCGCGCGTCCAGTCAAACGTTAATCAAAGAAGTAATGACCTCCAAGCTTATTACCGTGACTTCCGAGCAAAAACTGGAAGAAGCGATGGTCATCATGTCGGAAAAACATATCCGTCACTTGCCCGTGGTCGATGAGGGCGAGCTCATCGGTATCATCTCCATCAATGACGTGGTAACCAGTATCATTAAGGACCAAAAAGTACGCATTGAATCGCTGGAGAGCTACATTTCGGGCAATCCTTACGCATAA
- a CDS encoding DUF983 domain-containing protein — protein MLKGTKVYSILNNKCPRCHQGSFFIYNNPFNLKKFDKMHPQCEVCGESFEREPGFYFGGMYGSYALYTALIAVVFVSCVVLLGINIFYVLAILIPVLIISQPVFFRWGRLLWINVFVNYDPEAAKGEKKITPKW, from the coding sequence ATGCTTAAAGGAACCAAAGTTTACAGTATTCTCAACAATAAATGCCCCCGGTGTCATCAAGGATCATTTTTTATCTACAATAATCCTTTCAATTTAAAGAAATTCGATAAAATGCACCCCCAATGCGAAGTATGCGGTGAGTCGTTTGAGCGAGAGCCGGGCTTTTATTTCGGCGGAATGTACGGTAGCTACGCGCTCTACACGGCGTTGATAGCCGTGGTATTTGTGAGCTGCGTGGTGCTTCTGGGAATCAATATTTTTTACGTATTGGCCATTCTTATCCCCGTCCTTATTATTTCTCAACCCGTCTTCTTTCGTTGGGGCAGGTTGTTATGGATCAATGTTTTTGTGAACTACGACCCAGAAGCCGCCAAAGGAGAAAAGAAAATTACGCCGAAATGGTAA
- a CDS encoding DUF3822 family protein: protein MVDTQNVIAPLLEIKDERFDPTKCAEYELLMELGAERLRFLVLDSKKKRVLYLEDYLIGGLPSEKKWANWLAKLSALHPFWGSNLWKSVTVSFNTPYFTLVPEAYFRKEYVNSYLSLVQGDLFETDQILHREVKRIEARNVFTVNKELWEWVLNTYTLQLPAFIHQTNALIEGALALSVLDKEAVLMNLHFEDDFVTLVIVKNDSLLMCNKFAYKAAADMAYFIMFVLDSLQLKPAEVKCRFYGETTPYSEDYQLLQKFLPHLSFGKTPETLVLGEAFEDVPEHRYYSLYTIPFAS from the coding sequence ATGGTTGATACACAAAACGTGATAGCTCCTTTGTTGGAGATAAAAGACGAACGCTTCGACCCCACAAAATGCGCGGAGTATGAACTGCTGATGGAGTTGGGGGCCGAACGATTGCGCTTTTTGGTGCTTGATAGCAAAAAAAAGCGCGTGTTGTATCTGGAAGACTATTTGATAGGCGGGCTGCCAAGCGAAAAAAAATGGGCGAATTGGTTGGCAAAACTGTCGGCGCTTCACCCTTTTTGGGGCAGTAATCTTTGGAAAAGCGTGACGGTTTCCTTCAATACGCCGTATTTTACCTTGGTGCCAGAAGCTTATTTTCGTAAAGAATACGTCAATAGCTACCTAAGTTTGGTGCAGGGAGATTTATTTGAAACCGACCAAATTTTGCACCGCGAAGTAAAGCGCATCGAAGCCCGAAACGTGTTTACGGTCAATAAAGAGCTTTGGGAGTGGGTGCTGAATACGTATACGTTGCAATTGCCCGCTTTTATTCACCAAACCAATGCGCTGATTGAAGGTGCGTTGGCGCTTTCGGTGCTGGATAAAGAAGCGGTTTTGATGAATCTACACTTTGAAGATGACTTCGTGACGTTGGTGATTGTCAAGAACGATTCGCTCCTGATGTGCAATAAATTTGCCTACAAAGCCGCGGCCGATATGGCGTATTTCATCATGTTTGTACTGGATTCACTCCAACTCAAACCCGCCGAGGTAAAGTGCCGTTTTTATGGTGAAACAACCCCTTATTCCGAAGATTATCAATTGCTTCAGAAATTTTTACCGCATCTTTCGTTTGGCAAAACTCCCGAAACTTTGGTGTTGGGCGAGGCCTTTGAAGACGTGCCCGAGCACCGGTATTATAGCCTATATACAATTCCCTTCGCTTCCTGA